Within the bacterium genome, the region CGAAGAAACCGAGAAAAGCTACAACAAGCTTAAGTCGATCTATATCAAGCGAAGAAAGCTTATAGAAAAATACATACCCAAAAAGGCTGTTACCCCTGATGGGCATAAAGTTAGCGTTGGCGCAAACATGGAACTGCCCGAGGAAGTTCCAATGGCAAAGCACTTCGGCGCCGATGGAATCGGACTTTTCAGAACCGAACTTCTCTACATGAAAAGCGACAAACTCCCCTCAGAGGACGAGCAATTCGAGGTCTACAAGAATATAGCCAGCCAGATAAGGCCAGATTCAGCAATAATACGAACATTCGATGTGGGAGGCGATAAATTTGCAGGAATTCTAACACATCATCACTACGAGCCCAACCCATTTCTTGGGTGGCGAGCGATACGAATAGGACTCGAGTATCCCGAAATCCTGAAGACGCAGATTTGCGCAATATTAAGAGCCTCAAATTTCGGCAATCTTAAAATAATGTTTCCGATGATTTCACTTCCTGAAGAACTCAAGCGCGCAAGAGAGCTCGTCGAGGAATGCAAGGACATCCTGAGGGAGCGAGGCGAAAAATTCAACGAAAAAATAGAGGTAGGCATAATGGTTGAGGTGCCATCAGCGGCGATATTATCACGAAAACTCGCTGAGATGTGTGATTTCATGTCCATAGGAACCAACGACCTTATCCAATACACTCTCGCCGCCGACCGTGGTAACCCGAGGGTTGCTCACATCTATCAGAGCTATCAACCAGCAGTGCTTAAGTTGATAAAGATGACAATAGATTCCGCTCATCTTGAGGGCAGATGGGCAGGTCTTTGCGGCGAGTTCGCGGGTTATGTTCTTGCAGTCCCACTCCTTTTAGGGATGGGGTTGGATGAGTTCTCAGTCGTGCCAGCAAGAGTTCCTCTTGTCAAAACAATAATAAACCATTTCCCCTACTCAGAGGCACGAGTCATAGCCGAGGAGGTAATGCAGTTTACCACTGAGGAGGAGGTGGTAAGTTATCTGAGCAAAAGGGTAAAGGAATTTTTGCCGAAAGAAATAATCGAATTCGAAGTCATAGATTAGAACACAGACATAACGAGACATCCCAATGCAAGCTCACATAGACATTTTCTGGGACATTTTCGTGTTTGCCATTGGTGCCTGCGTGGGAAGTTTCGCAAATGTCCTCATACATAGACTCCCGCGCCGAGAATCTATAATAAAGCCGCCATCGCATTGCCCAAAGTGTGGTGCAAAAATAAAATTTTACGATAATATCCCCATAATAAGCTACATAATTCTTGGCGGTAAGTGCAGAAATTGCGGCGAACCGATATCTATAAGATATCCGCTGGTGGAACTTCTTCTTGGGGTATCCTATTTTTTGATTTTCGAATTTTACAAAAGTGAACCGATAAAAATGATAACATTCTTCGTCGTAGCTCCGATATTCGTTGCTATAACTATTATCGACATCACGCACTGGAAAATACCCGACGAGCTATCCATCGCCCTTTTCATTCTTGGATTCACCGTTTCGGCAGTCGTGGGCGAATGGGGCGAGGTAGTGGAGAAACTTATCGCAGCAATAATAGCC harbors:
- a CDS encoding prepilin peptidase, with amino-acid sequence MQAHIDIFWDIFVFAIGACVGSFANVLIHRLPRRESIIKPPSHCPKCGAKIKFYDNIPIISYIILGGKCRNCGEPISIRYPLVELLLGVSYFLIFEFYKSEPIKMITFFVVAPIFVAITIIDITHWKIPDELSIALFILGFTVSAVVGEWGEVVEKLIAAIIASSIFWILAVMGKKAFGKDALGEGDIILVGGIGALVGILGVLEVIVISAVIGLVGGTITIILRKTVLGQKMASSAIPYAPFLVTAALIVMIWGDKIAKLYMTLYP
- the ptsP gene encoding phosphoenolpyruvate--protein phosphotransferase; this encodes MIAEEHNNKNREYRGIGTGSGIAMAKAVIVHRGEAAIPVITLEPEKIEQEIARFRESLFISREQLLKIRATVAKTMGEEAAGVIDAQLMLLSDPFLVDETEKLIKLKRVNAEHALDTVIQGAIESLGESKDPTFQDRVHDLNDIRGRIISNLLGLKGQTIPMPEEESILIISHLAPSETAQLFGSKYVGLVTEIGGFTSHIAIMSRTMNLPAVLGVENATEEIKRGEEVIVNSMKGIVIVNPDEETEKSYNKLKSIYIKRRKLIEKYIPKKAVTPDGHKVSVGANMELPEEVPMAKHFGADGIGLFRTELLYMKSDKLPSEDEQFEVYKNIASQIRPDSAIIRTFDVGGDKFAGILTHHHYEPNPFLGWRAIRIGLEYPEILKTQICAILRASNFGNLKIMFPMISLPEELKRARELVEECKDILRERGEKFNEKIEVGIMVEVPSAAILSRKLAEMCDFMSIGTNDLIQYTLAADRGNPRVAHIYQSYQPAVLKLIKMTIDSAHLEGRWAGLCGEFAGYVLAVPLLLGMGLDEFSVVPARVPLVKTIINHFPYSEARVIAEEVMQFTTEEEVVSYLSKRVKEFLPKEIIEFEVID